One genomic window of Psychrobacter cibarius includes the following:
- a CDS encoding aminopeptidase P family protein — MNKQSIHDRIDSLRQALVAQDLTAIIVPSADPHLSEYLPEYWQARLWLSGFTGSVGTLVVTADFAGLWTDSRYWVHAADQLEGTGISLEKLAPGQPNHIDWLAEHLAEGDSVAVDGNVLSISEQDRLLNAFDANDITLITERDVLTEIWSDRPALPTASLYQHDAQFVAQSATSKLAAVRAGMAEAGATHHLLSSLDDIAWLTNLRGADVDYNPVFLAHMLISEHDATLFIDNNKVSSEIAQILKDSGITLASYDAVQDALGTLSADDLLLLDPSKVAVGTLSKMGDGIGFIEQMAPSTLLKSVKSDADIDHVREAMRQDGAALSEFFAAFEQRLADGERLSELDVDSMLIEVRSQQPHYVSPSFPTIAGFNENGALPHYRATPEKFSYLDVNKGEGGLLLIDSGAQYQNGTTDITRVVGIGQVSSEHKRDFTTVLKAHIALAKAHFPDGIASPLIDAICRAPLWQAQMDYGHGTGHGVGYFLNVHEGPQVIAYSASMPKERAMKEGMISSNEPGLYREGKYGIRIENLMVNKRVAQPVETEFGDFLNFETVTYCPIDTRLIESSLLTQIEIDWLNNYHSQVYAELKDRVEGAALDWLTERTKAI, encoded by the coding sequence ATGAATAAACAAAGCATCCACGATCGTATCGACAGCCTACGTCAGGCGTTAGTAGCACAAGATCTGACCGCGATTATCGTACCGTCTGCTGATCCGCATTTATCTGAGTATTTACCAGAATATTGGCAAGCGCGCTTATGGTTATCAGGATTCACAGGCTCAGTCGGTACGCTCGTTGTTACCGCTGATTTTGCTGGATTATGGACGGACAGCCGCTATTGGGTACATGCCGCTGACCAATTAGAAGGTACTGGTATTAGCTTAGAGAAGCTTGCACCGGGTCAGCCAAATCATATTGATTGGCTCGCCGAGCACTTGGCTGAGGGTGATAGCGTGGCAGTGGACGGCAATGTATTGTCTATCTCTGAGCAAGATAGATTGTTGAATGCCTTTGATGCCAATGACATTACCTTAATCACTGAGCGTGACGTATTGACAGAAATATGGAGCGATCGTCCAGCGCTACCAACCGCCAGTCTATATCAACACGATGCGCAGTTTGTCGCGCAGTCTGCTACCTCAAAACTTGCCGCTGTACGTGCAGGTATGGCTGAGGCAGGCGCAACCCATCACTTGCTTTCAAGCTTAGACGATATTGCTTGGTTGACCAATTTACGCGGCGCTGATGTTGATTATAACCCTGTGTTTTTGGCACATATGCTCATTAGCGAACATGACGCGACATTGTTTATCGATAACAATAAAGTCAGTAGCGAGATAGCACAAATCTTAAAAGACAGCGGTATCACCCTTGCATCTTATGATGCTGTGCAAGATGCATTAGGGACATTGAGTGCTGATGACTTATTGCTATTAGACCCAAGTAAAGTGGCAGTGGGTACGTTATCTAAAATGGGCGATGGCATAGGTTTTATTGAGCAAATGGCGCCAAGTACGTTGCTAAAATCGGTTAAATCTGACGCTGATATCGACCATGTGCGTGAAGCCATGCGTCAAGATGGTGCGGCATTAAGTGAGTTTTTTGCCGCATTTGAGCAGCGTTTAGCAGACGGTGAGCGTTTAAGCGAGCTGGATGTTGATAGTATGCTCATCGAAGTGCGCAGTCAGCAGCCACATTATGTATCGCCAAGTTTCCCGACTATCGCAGGCTTTAATGAAAATGGTGCGCTGCCACATTATCGTGCAACACCAGAAAAATTCAGCTACCTAGATGTCAATAAAGGCGAAGGTGGTTTATTGCTCATTGACTCAGGCGCTCAGTATCAAAACGGCACCACAGACATCACCCGTGTGGTCGGTATTGGACAGGTAAGCAGCGAACACAAACGTGACTTTACCACCGTACTCAAAGCCCATATTGCCTTAGCAAAAGCGCATTTCCCTGATGGTATCGCTTCACCACTCATCGATGCGATATGCCGTGCACCATTATGGCAGGCACAGATGGATTATGGTCACGGTACTGGGCATGGCGTTGGTTATTTCTTGAACGTCCATGAAGGCCCACAAGTGATTGCTTATAGTGCCAGCATGCCAAAAGAGCGTGCGATGAAAGAGGGCATGATCTCAAGTAATGAGCCAGGTCTATACCGTGAAGGCAAATACGGTATTCGTATTGAGAACCTGATGGTTAATAAACGTGTTGCCCAACCAGTAGAGACGGAATTTGGCGATTTTCTTAATTTTGAGACCGTCACTTATTGCCCAATTGATACTCGTTTAATTGAGTCGTCATTATTGACTCAAATCGAAATTGATTGGTTGAATAATTATCATAGCCAAGTCTATGCTGAGCTAAAAGACCGCGTTGAAGGTGCGGCACTTGACTGGCTGACTGAGCGTACTAAGGCTATCTAA
- a CDS encoding peptide MFS transporter, with protein sequence MSTESKSEVSAAELAALDNGFMGHPKPLRPLFFTEMWERFSYYSIRPLLVLFMVATVGSGGFGFDEVTASAIYGIFAGSLYLAAVPGGWLADNWLGQERALWWGSIIIALGHLCIALSAMFGMTLFFVGLMCIVLGSGLFKTCISVMVGTLYPKGDARRDSGFTLFYMGINIGALLAALIVGVFKEKGMWHVGFGVGGLGMLASLLIYRFSAKKTLNRYARAKNITPEWEQTTGRFKNVGRWVGGFLALLAAITILVSTGIMPFNPEMVAQYMTYLIAAVVILYFAVMFISPRLDKTDKLRLLICFILIIGSTLFWSSFEQQPTSFNLFADRYTDLNVLGFEVPSIWFQSLNPLFILILAPIISIVWVKLANRGLEPNSMVKFALGMLFAAAGFALMIFASKSILTSDGGLASPLWLVGSLLLLTLGELALSPVGLSAMTKLAPKGMQGQMMGLFFASLALGNLVAAFFGGQVSADKIEGLPGLFTMMTIFLVVTAVVLLALAKPINNMLQKSERADKLS encoded by the coding sequence ATGAGTACAGAATCAAAGTCAGAGGTTAGTGCTGCTGAATTGGCAGCACTAGATAATGGATTTATGGGGCACCCTAAGCCGCTACGTCCATTGTTTTTCACAGAAATGTGGGAGCGATTCTCTTATTATAGTATCCGTCCACTATTAGTATTATTTATGGTAGCGACCGTCGGTAGTGGCGGTTTTGGTTTCGATGAGGTCACAGCTTCTGCTATCTATGGTATTTTTGCTGGTTCGTTATATTTAGCGGCAGTACCGGGTGGCTGGTTGGCTGATAATTGGCTCGGTCAAGAGCGTGCACTCTGGTGGGGTAGTATTATTATCGCCCTTGGTCATTTGTGTATCGCACTATCCGCTATGTTTGGGATGACGCTGTTTTTTGTGGGTTTGATGTGTATCGTTCTCGGTTCAGGCTTATTTAAAACCTGTATCTCTGTGATGGTCGGAACGTTGTACCCCAAAGGCGATGCACGCCGTGATAGTGGCTTCACTCTATTTTATATGGGTATCAATATTGGTGCGCTACTGGCTGCCCTTATCGTTGGCGTATTTAAAGAAAAAGGTATGTGGCATGTAGGCTTTGGTGTCGGTGGTCTTGGCATGTTAGCTTCACTATTGATTTATCGTTTTTCAGCTAAAAAAACCTTAAATCGTTATGCTCGTGCCAAAAACATTACGCCTGAATGGGAACAAACGACTGGACGTTTCAAAAATGTAGGTCGCTGGGTTGGTGGGTTTCTCGCGCTACTTGCTGCCATTACTATCTTAGTGTCGACTGGTATTATGCCATTTAACCCTGAAATGGTTGCTCAGTATATGACTTACCTCATTGCAGCAGTCGTCATACTATACTTTGCTGTCATGTTTATTTCACCGCGATTGGACAAAACTGACAAGCTACGTTTGTTAATTTGTTTTATCTTAATCATCGGCTCGACGCTATTTTGGTCAAGCTTTGAGCAGCAGCCAACGTCTTTTAACTTGTTCGCTGATCGCTATACAGACTTGAATGTTTTAGGCTTTGAAGTGCCTAGTATTTGGTTCCAATCGCTTAATCCCTTATTTATTTTAATATTAGCACCGATCATCAGCATTGTCTGGGTCAAGCTTGCCAATCGAGGTCTTGAGCCAAATAGTATGGTAAAGTTTGCGCTTGGTATGTTGTTTGCCGCCGCAGGCTTTGCTTTGATGATATTTGCCTCAAAAAGCATTTTGACTAGCGATGGTGGATTGGCTTCACCTTTATGGTTGGTGGGTAGTTTATTATTGCTGACCCTTGGTGAGTTGGCGCTCAGTCCTGTTGGTCTGTCTGCAATGACTAAGCTTGCGCCAAAAGGTATGCAAGGTCAGATGATGGGGCTTTTCTTTGCTTCTCTCGCTTTAGGTAATTTGGTTGCTGCGTTCTTTGGTGGTCAAGTATCAGCGGATAAGATCGAAGGGTTGCCGGGCTTATTTACGATGATGACAATCTTTTTGGTGGTCACAGCCGTTGTTTTATTGGCATTAGCCAAACCGATCAATAATATGCTGCAAAAAAGCGAGCGTGCAGATAAGCTGAGCTAA
- the lnt gene encoding apolipoprotein N-acyltransferase: MRLSTVDLQKRLNPDKPKGLPIALTVLIALLAGAVFIFALAPYGIWPLALVSPAILYALLMPDMSGKRAFLIGQAYGTGLWCVGAFWLYTSIHVYGDTPAWLALIMIALMGLGMGLFHGFLALVFNRMVGRQPLSFAALWILQEWLKTWLFTGFPWLFVGYAFTEQYWLSSLAPVAGVFAVSFVAVLLAASLVELLRRRGGYMIPSTALLVISSALWLINPQWTKPKGTPDLSVSLIQGNIPQDLKWLTEYQIETLKIYATLTSTEWDRDIVLWPESSIPMFQDEAIGFISEMVKMAKETDTTWVTGIPYRDLENFDPKTDKYPPFYNSVVALGSDAEGMYKKQRLVPFGEYIPFEGMLDILPNLAGSQEIMSYSRGSDNQSPLRVRGHNLGSAVCYEVAYPDTTRKNAIGTDFLLTISNDAWFGTSAGPLQHLQMVQMRALENGRWFMRATNTGVTAIIDHKGRIVERAPQFERTVLRGDVQARVGNTPFMSFGNYPMLFIITLLLVLSYFGKRGMPQPRLGKSLK, encoded by the coding sequence ATGCGCCTGTCTACTGTTGATTTACAAAAACGCCTGAACCCTGATAAGCCCAAGGGTTTGCCTATAGCGCTAACGGTATTGATTGCGTTATTGGCAGGTGCGGTGTTTATATTTGCACTTGCGCCTTATGGCATTTGGCCACTGGCGCTAGTGTCGCCTGCTATTTTATATGCCTTATTGATGCCTGATATGAGTGGCAAGCGTGCGTTTCTTATCGGTCAGGCTTACGGTACGGGACTTTGGTGCGTTGGCGCATTTTGGTTATACACCTCTATTCATGTTTATGGCGATACGCCAGCATGGCTTGCGCTGATTATGATTGCGCTGATGGGGCTAGGCATGGGGTTATTCCATGGCTTTTTGGCGTTGGTTTTCAACCGTATGGTCGGTCGTCAGCCGTTGTCTTTTGCGGCGCTATGGATACTCCAAGAGTGGCTAAAAACGTGGTTGTTCACTGGATTTCCGTGGTTGTTTGTCGGTTATGCCTTTACGGAGCAGTATTGGTTATCGTCATTAGCACCAGTCGCTGGCGTCTTTGCTGTCTCCTTCGTTGCGGTATTATTAGCAGCCAGTTTGGTTGAGTTATTGCGTCGCCGTGGCGGCTATATGATTCCGTCGACAGCATTGTTGGTAATTAGCAGCGCGTTATGGTTGATTAATCCGCAATGGACGAAACCAAAAGGCACGCCTGATTTGTCCGTGTCCTTAATCCAAGGTAATATTCCACAAGATTTAAAATGGCTCACCGAATATCAAATAGAAACCCTGAAAATTTATGCAACTCTGACCAGTACTGAGTGGGATCGCGATATCGTCTTATGGCCAGAATCCTCGATTCCTATGTTTCAAGATGAAGCGATTGGCTTTATCAGTGAAATGGTTAAAATGGCCAAAGAAACAGATACCACGTGGGTAACAGGTATTCCCTATAGAGATTTAGAAAACTTTGACCCAAAAACGGATAAATATCCGCCATTTTATAATAGCGTGGTTGCGCTAGGTAGTGACGCTGAAGGGATGTATAAAAAGCAGCGTCTGGTGCCATTTGGTGAATATATTCCCTTCGAAGGCATGTTAGATATCTTGCCAAACCTTGCTGGGAGTCAAGAAATCATGAGCTATAGTCGCGGTAGTGACAACCAATCACCACTGCGTGTACGTGGTCATAATTTGGGCTCAGCAGTCTGTTATGAAGTGGCTTACCCTGATACCACCCGTAAAAACGCGATTGGCACGGACTTCTTATTGACCATCTCAAACGATGCTTGGTTTGGTACGTCGGCAGGTCCATTGCAACATCTGCAAATGGTGCAGATGCGCGCGCTAGAGAATGGGCGTTGGTTTATGCGCGCGACCAATACAGGCGTGACCGCTATCATCGATCATAAAGGTCGTATCGTCGAGCGTGCACCGCAGTTTGAGCGCACAGTATTGCGCGGTGATGTTCAGGCGCGGGTTGGTAATACACCTTTTATGAGCTTCGGTAATTATCCGATGCTCTTTATCATTACGCTGTTACTTGTCTTGAGCTACTTTGGTAAGCGTGGGATGCCGCAACCGCGTTTGGGTAAGTCGCTAAAATAA
- a CDS encoding transporter associated domain-containing protein encodes MSDDTPSPSSWSMRGLKRWLSTAPETRDELIRLVQDSRQFLEPDTVDMLEGVLDLPATQVREIMTPRPQVVGLHESTSLAEVMDIILETTHSRYPVFDSQDDDAVIGILLAKDLIPILVHMVRDQEDKIDSKRLRDLVRQPLYISETARSDTLLRSLQRTQVHMAIVVDEFGNFGGVVTMEDLLEEIVGDIVDEHDDFDEDSDINNIVADPEKPNTWRVQASTVIEDCNDELGSHFDDTDVDTMGGLVMQALGYVGDLEGESVVIDDWKITITDVEGRFIQNLELTKINPDQQILIGSH; translated from the coding sequence ATGTCTGACGACACTCCCAGCCCGAGTAGTTGGTCGATGCGCGGCTTAAAACGCTGGCTATCGACCGCCCCCGAAACCCGTGACGAATTGATTCGTCTGGTACAAGACTCGCGCCAGTTCTTAGAGCCTGATACCGTCGATATGTTAGAAGGCGTGCTGGATCTGCCTGCGACACAAGTGCGCGAAATCATGACTCCGCGCCCGCAAGTGGTTGGGCTGCACGAAAGCACCAGTCTCGCTGAGGTGATGGATATCATCCTTGAGACCACCCATTCGCGCTATCCTGTCTTTGACAGTCAAGATGATGATGCCGTCATTGGCATTTTATTGGCAAAAGATTTGATTCCTATTCTTGTGCATATGGTGCGCGATCAAGAAGATAAAATCGATAGCAAACGTTTGAGAGATCTGGTACGTCAGCCGCTATATATTAGTGAGACGGCACGTTCTGATACCTTGTTACGCTCATTGCAGCGTACCCAAGTACATATGGCGATTGTCGTCGACGAATTCGGCAACTTTGGCGGTGTCGTTACCATGGAAGACTTGCTTGAAGAGATCGTCGGCGACATCGTCGATGAGCATGATGACTTCGATGAAGACAGTGATATCAATAACATCGTCGCTGATCCTGAAAAACCAAATACCTGGCGTGTGCAAGCGTCTACCGTGATTGAAGACTGTAACGATGAGCTTGGCAGTCATTTTGATGATACGGATGTCGACACCATGGGTGGTCTGGTCATGCAGGCGCTTGGTTATGTAGGTGATTTGGAAGGTGAAAGCGTAGTGATAGATGATTGGAAAATCACTATTACTGATGTTGAAGGGCGTTTTATCCAAAATCTTGAGCTCACCAAAATCAATCCTGATCAGCAAATATTGATAGGCAGTCATTGA
- a CDS encoding DUF4105 domain-containing protein — protein MSLHSFFSRLLTPHSYSHRSDNGLDTLESNNHGSDRHGLKNNTANGRQPTPTWRYYLIQFFIIITLLLSAVWLLLAIWYQFGAGSTITWLAAIFIVGVLTALLSVRYWPKIAQRFDHKQRSSKPWSNEATINSKSANKWLTALYGAIWLVGVGWFFSIEPQQERDWMAEVSERVTYERDATNPDLVTLTNVRNFDWHTDTEATERWDTRTIDMSKLSGVDVTNSYWMGPLIAHTLVSFRFEDDRPLAFSFEIRKEEGESFSALAGFFRRYELSLIAAEERDIIYTRTNARGEQVYLFPVSNLQQHEVKSLFESYLTAADELNAKPAWYNTLLSNCTNIIFYMARIVSGDRLPWDYRIWVSGWLPNYLYDVGMLDATPEKTGQPWSMDTWYERTHINSKVKGFSNQINLESGVNSNENSREFSEQIRQDIPIPPLADTQEDAEAKAKSAAQASY, from the coding sequence ATGTCGCTACATTCCTTTTTCTCTCGCCTGCTCACGCCGCACTCATATAGCCATCGTTCAGATAACGGCTTGGACACGCTTGAGTCAAATAATCATGGTTCGGATAGACACGGCTTAAAAAATAACACTGCGAATGGTCGCCAACCGACACCTACATGGCGATATTATCTTATACAGTTTTTCATCATTATTACCTTGCTACTGTCAGCCGTTTGGTTATTGCTGGCGATTTGGTATCAGTTTGGGGCAGGCTCTACCATCACTTGGTTAGCCGCAATTTTCATTGTTGGTGTACTGACAGCCTTACTAAGCGTTCGCTATTGGCCAAAAATAGCTCAGCGCTTTGATCATAAACAACGCAGCAGTAAACCATGGAGCAACGAAGCAACCATAAATAGTAAGTCAGCAAATAAATGGTTAACCGCTTTATATGGCGCTATTTGGTTGGTAGGCGTTGGCTGGTTTTTTTCTATTGAACCCCAACAAGAGCGCGACTGGATGGCTGAGGTAAGTGAAAGAGTCACTTACGAGCGCGATGCAACCAATCCTGACTTAGTGACCCTAACCAATGTACGTAACTTTGATTGGCATACCGACACGGAGGCGACCGAACGCTGGGATACACGTACCATTGATATGTCCAAACTATCTGGCGTCGATGTCACCAACTCTTACTGGATGGGTCCACTGATTGCCCATACTTTGGTCAGTTTTCGTTTTGAAGATGATAGACCGCTTGCTTTCTCATTTGAGATTCGTAAAGAAGAAGGCGAGTCGTTTTCGGCATTGGCAGGGTTTTTTAGACGCTATGAGCTGAGCCTGATTGCCGCAGAAGAGCGTGATATTATTTATACCCGAACGAATGCGCGTGGCGAGCAAGTTTATCTATTTCCCGTTAGCAACTTGCAGCAGCACGAGGTCAAGTCACTATTTGAATCTTATTTAACCGCTGCCGATGAATTGAATGCCAAGCCTGCTTGGTATAACACATTACTCAGTAATTGCACCAATATCATTTTTTATATGGCGCGTATCGTCAGTGGCGATCGCCTGCCGTGGGATTATCGTATTTGGGTCTCTGGCTGGCTGCCAAATTATCTATATGATGTCGGTATGCTTGACGCTACTCCAGAAAAGACTGGACAGCCGTGGTCAATGGATACATGGTACGAGCGTACCCATATCAACTCAAAGGTTAAAGGATTCAGTAATCAAATCAATCTAGAGTCTGGCGTTAATAGCAACGAAAACAGCCGCGAGTTCTCTGAGCAAATTCGTCAGGACATTCCTATCCCGCCATTGGCTGACACGCAAGAAGATGCTGAGGCAAAAGCCAAATCTGCGGCTCAGGCTTCTTATTAA
- a CDS encoding YcgN family cysteine cluster protein, with protein sequence MRPNFWSRFALSELNHSEWEALCDGCGSCCLIKYIDEDENGDVDEELVEYTDVTCQLMDCTTGYCQHYDTRQEHVPDCIQLTMDNLPQMMWLPSHCAYKRLYKGQNLPSWHLLLTQDAVVTQQQMRAANVGVAGRCVSETGMSDEAMEERVVSWVKP encoded by the coding sequence TTGCGTCCGAATTTTTGGTCGCGCTTTGCACTGTCAGAACTCAATCATAGCGAATGGGAAGCGTTGTGTGATGGTTGTGGCAGCTGCTGTTTGATTAAGTATATTGACGAAGATGAGAATGGCGATGTGGATGAAGAGTTGGTCGAGTATACCGATGTGACTTGCCAGCTAATGGACTGTACGACGGGTTATTGTCAGCACTATGACACGCGTCAAGAGCATGTGCCAGACTGTATTCAGCTAACCATGGACAATCTCCCGCAGATGATGTGGTTGCCTTCGCACTGCGCCTATAAGCGTTTGTATAAAGGACAAAATTTGCCAAGTTGGCATTTGTTATTGACCCAAGATGCAGTGGTAACGCAGCAACAAATGCGTGCTGCCAATGTTGGCGTGGCTGGGCGCTGTGTTTCTGAGACTGGTATGTCTGATGAAGCGATGGAGGAGCGGGTGGTCAGCTGGGTTAAGCCTTGA
- a CDS encoding dienelactone hydrolase family protein, with amino-acid sequence MSIKTFELISTTENGVQLISYVALPENASDDHPVAGILVAPEWWGIVDHPKSVVERLAEAGYAAVAMDVYGEGKLTTDAAQANMWMEQVLEDQDMLMARCRLILNDFSDQLAVDGDNLAAIGFCFGGKVVLDMAREGMPLKAVATFHGNPTPKHPADKNFTANVLVAHGRDDSMVSMEAIEGLKSELDAAGVDYIIDVYDNAKHGFTNPHADERAAKNEVDLGYNEAAAKQSWENMLEFMENNLGK; translated from the coding sequence ATGTCAATTAAGACTTTTGAATTAATCAGTACCACCGAAAACGGTGTCCAGCTTATCAGCTATGTGGCATTGCCAGAAAATGCATCTGATGACCATCCTGTTGCGGGAATTTTAGTAGCGCCAGAATGGTGGGGTATCGTTGATCACCCAAAATCAGTGGTCGAGCGCTTGGCAGAAGCAGGTTATGCCGCCGTCGCAATGGACGTCTACGGTGAAGGCAAGCTGACCACCGATGCTGCACAAGCGAATATGTGGATGGAGCAAGTATTAGAAGATCAAGATATGCTGATGGCGCGCTGCCGTTTAATCCTTAATGACTTTAGCGACCAACTAGCCGTTGATGGTGACAATCTAGCAGCGATTGGCTTTTGCTTCGGCGGTAAGGTCGTCCTCGATATGGCTCGCGAAGGTATGCCCTTAAAAGCGGTCGCCACTTTCCATGGCAACCCAACACCAAAACACCCAGCGGATAAAAACTTCACCGCTAACGTATTGGTTGCTCACGGTCGCGATGATTCAATGGTATCAATGGAAGCAATAGAAGGTCTAAAATCAGAACTAGATGCTGCTGGCGTTGACTATATTATCGATGTTTATGACAACGCTAAACATGGTTTTACCAACCCACATGCCGATGAGCGCGCTGCTAAAAATGAGGTTGATCTTGGCTACAACGAAGCTGCTGCCAAGCAAAGCTGGGAAAACATGCTTGAATTTATGGAAAATAACTTAGGTAAATAA
- a CDS encoding SDR family oxidoreductase encodes MKTIQQLFDFHHKTIIISGAAGAIGSEAARFLSSLGGNIVLADLNEDKVKQIAADIEKETGNATLGLKTDFTDETQIAALVDATIAKFGKISAVVNNVGWGANTPLWESTTEKMVNAYKLNTLGSYHLTRLCMPYLKQEENASVVFSGSMVGNTPSPEFIEYSTAKAGLLNMVKSMAVASGPEVRFNSLIIGTVDNGASSEEAGYTQEMIDNVVKGIVLKRRGLPADIAQAMAFLLSDAASWITGAELTVNGGGVYKSKMPTS; translated from the coding sequence ATGAAAACCATCCAACAACTATTCGACTTTCATCATAAAACCATCATTATCAGTGGTGCAGCAGGCGCTATTGGTAGCGAGGCGGCACGGTTTTTAAGCTCATTAGGAGGCAACATTGTCCTCGCTGATTTAAATGAAGATAAAGTGAAGCAAATTGCCGCTGATATCGAAAAAGAAACAGGCAATGCAACCTTAGGCCTGAAAACCGACTTTACTGATGAGACGCAAATTGCAGCCTTGGTCGATGCAACTATTGCAAAATTCGGCAAAATTTCTGCAGTAGTCAACAACGTCGGTTGGGGTGCAAATACGCCCTTATGGGAATCTACCACTGAAAAAATGGTCAATGCGTATAAGCTCAACACCTTGGGATCTTATCATTTGACTCGTTTATGTATGCCGTATTTAAAACAAGAAGAAAACGCCTCTGTGGTATTTTCTGGATCCATGGTTGGTAATACACCATCGCCAGAATTTATCGAATACAGCACAGCTAAAGCGGGCTTGCTAAATATGGTAAAAAGTATGGCGGTCGCATCAGGTCCTGAAGTGCGCTTTAACTCATTAATTATTGGTACAGTAGATAATGGTGCTTCCTCTGAAGAAGCCGGTTATACCCAAGAGATGATCGATAATGTGGTCAAAGGTATCGTCCTAAAACGACGTGGCCTGCCAGCAGATATCGCTCAAGCGATGGCATTTTTATTAAGTGATGCAGCGTCTTGGATTACTGGTGCTGAACTGACCGTCAATGGAGGCGGTGTTTACAAAAGCAAAATGCCAACCTCATAA